In the Hevea brasiliensis isolate MT/VB/25A 57/8 chromosome 8, ASM3005281v1, whole genome shotgun sequence genome, GTGGTTGCTGCTGCTGGGGTTGGTTCTGATGCTGCTGCTGCTGAGGTAGTGGCTGAGAGGATCTGATTCCACCTACATTCAGGGCTAAATTTGCAGGCTGACTAGTAACGATATTATTATTGTTTTCCACTATTCGTGTCCCCACGAGTCCATTGGTTCGATTTGGCTGCTGAAACCCAAGAGCTATACCAGAATTggtgttgttattattattactacaattattTAGACGCGATAATTCATCAAAGAATCCGCTATTGTTTGGTCTTCCAATTAGCTGAGTATCCTCTCTCACGACCCCTGCCCTGGTCAAGAACTGCTCCAAAGTCATCTCTCCCAAAGTCTCTTGTCTCTGAGGCAAATTTGATCCCATGTTGCTCCCATCTTTAGCACCATCCGTTCTTTCTTTCATCAAGTCTTTCCAGACCTCGTCAACAGTCTTCTGACTTAATGTCCTGGGCAAAGTTAAAGAACCTTGTCTTTGCAAATTCCCATCAGAGACACTTCCTTCTCCAGCACCAACAGTACTTGTCATTGCCTGAGTCTCTTCAGCTGTCCATATGTTTTTCAATAGCTCCTCCATGTTCATTGATCCAAAGTCCTTTCCAAATCCTCCACCCCATGTGCTCTGGAACTCGTCAAAGGTCAATGAGTATACTGAAGGCTGGCGGACTAAACCTGATGGCTTTGCATTGCTGCTCTCCCCCGCTGGGGCATTACCAAAGTTCTTGAAGTTCAAATGAGACCCCATTCTTGACAATAGTAGTAGCAACAGTCACAGCTCAATCAAACAGGCCTGTATCtttttttcttccaatttcaGTAGATCATAATGAAATCCCACTCCTTCCAGCTTGTTTTCTTCAGATTGAGATCCAAAATTCACCATAATGAAGTAAAGAGTGAGCAAAGCATTAGCATGCTTACATTTTCAGTTCAAATCATAAAATGAAAGAGAACCAAATTCTAACAACCACTAACATAAAAACTACAGTGGAAGACAACTAAAAAATTCTGTGTGACAAAACCAGAGTTAGCTGCAGCTTGAAAGAGCTGAAAGAACACAAAAATGAAAGCTCAAGTGATACCCCATTCCCAAGAACATTTGAAAACACACCAACCAATAAATATCTTCAAATAAGTATAATAAAGTTCCGCATGGCATCCAATATTTTACAGAAAACAATTAAACACTGAGATATAGCTTTGGAGAGGTGAAGTCAAGAAAGTTAGATGTTTCAAATAAGATCCCTCATTCAAGAATTTATTAAAACAAACAGAACTCTAGCTTGGAAGAATTGAAATCATAAAAACACGACTTTCAAAGAAGAATTCTCACTCAACAATTTGCTAGAAAGAATCAAGCTATAGATTAGAAGAGTCAAGAGGGGAAAAAAAAGGTACAGAAAATGCAAACAAATCAAGTATAGATTTATAGGGTTGTGAGAAAATAATAAGATCTCTTCTCCAAGAATCTCAAACGGTACCAAATACAAGAACTGGAAGTTCCAGAATCAAATCAAACAAACAAAGATAGCCATTAAATTGATGCAGCTCAATTAAATCTCAGGCGCTTTGGTCATGTTATCCTCCAATTCCAGATCCAAAAAGATTATCAAAATTCTTTCTttcacaaaaataaaaaataaaaaaaaaaatccttttctGATAACTTTTTCATATCCAACTCAAATAAATATCAAACTTGAGCccccaaaaaaaattttaaaagcaaCTCATTTATCCAAATCAGAACCACTGCCCAGTGAAAAAATCACTAGAATCAAACCCCAAACCCCATTCCATTTCTGGATTTCAACTTTCGTTGCCAGTAACACCACcccaaaaaaaaaatacaaaatcaaTCCACCATTCGAGTTCGAGCACCACAACTCCCTCCATCAGCTAAGAACTCATCATTCATCAAAtcaaaatagaaaattaaataaaaaaaccgAATTTCTAAAAAAACCCGCACAAAAcccaaaaaaaacaaaaacaaataagaaaaataaataaataaatagaaggaaaataaaaataaaaagtacaCTTAAATACAACAAAGCTacatagaaagagagggaaacaGACGGAGGGAGGAAGATAGGAAATAGCAAGCGGTGGGATTTTTACTTacctttaataattttaattttcttttttttttttaaatgaaagttaaaaaaaaaaaaaaaatcggcgTGGAAACTAGGGAGCGACTCTGAACAGTGTCGTTTCTCTGAGCTTGGCCGGTGGAGGCGACAAGTGTCTACTGCACGTCGACACGAGTCGCCATTTAAGGGCCTAAAGtgctgattttttttattttttatttttattattttaatcagAGTCACCCACATCACGCAATGTGAGCCAATAAGAGAGAGTTGAAAGATGGATGTGATGAGTAACCAATGAGATTGTGCAAGGTGGGTTTTTTCCATTGGATTCCGCTTTCCGACACGAGGAATTGGACGGTGATGGGATTGGCTTTGGTTGTTTGTGGCTGCGGGTGGTGGGATTCAGTGTGATGTAGGTGCAGTTGGTGATTGAATACGAACCGTTCGTTTTGAgagaattattttttttcttatcggATTGTGGCACGTTTGAGATTGAGATTAGgtggtaaaaaaaaatttttttttaattcatttaaatgttattaaaaattttataattaaaatatataaattaaattttaaataaacttttaattttattaaatttatttaaaaatatattttatcaataataattCCGATAAACTGCTTTTGTAATTTGGTCTTATCAAGACATGATTGAtcatgaataaacactattttgtATTAAAAGAATTATAATATATAAGAAAATATGACTGAAGAGACAAATTCATGAACAGATAACATATCTTTAGTTTAGTAAGCAAGCTAATCTACAGTGCTTTATAGCAtattttgtaatttaaatttaaaaaactataataaaaacaaaataaaatttgagtGAGCAGTTTAATAACTAAAAGAGTTTATCTTCTTTCTATAAATTTAACTTAGATGTTGAGTAATTATTGACCAAACGAAAGTatctataataaattttaataaatcttgtccattatatatttttttaatgtagatcatatataaaataaaaaaatattagacttaattttttaaaagtattTATACTATTGTATAACAAATGTTCAAAAAATCCATTGATAAAACTTACAATTTATCGAAATTTTTTGACTTCAAAAAAGTTATATAAATTATCGACAGGTTTCACAACAGTTGGTAAAATTTTTACTTAACAAAACGTGtatgatttattaataaattttaatgataagtTTTTGAATTAGAAAATATACAATTTAACATTAAATTTTTAATCCATTGATAATTTATGCATGAAAAAATCCTGCCTTTAAAGCCCTTCTTTTATATCAATTAATAATGGATTTCAAAATCCATTACCCATCAAATTTTTAATGCATTGGTAAATCATTTGACATTAATAAAAAggcttaaaatttaatttagtctatttttaattttttatttaatttaattcataaatttcaatttaaatttaatttagtcaaaaaataaagcaaatcaagaaattaaatttcttaattttcatgcttaaataaatatttcaaaaaatttaGTTTCAAAATTAAGAAGTTAAACTTttgaatgttttatttaaattaaaaaattaagaaatttagcccataatttttttatttttaggttaaatt is a window encoding:
- the LOC110654676 gene encoding bZIP transcription factor TRAB1 isoform X1, translated to MGSHLNFKNFGNAPAGESSNAKPSGLVRQPSVYSLTFDEFQSTWGGGFGKDFGSMNMEELLKNIWTAEETQAMTSTVGAGEGSVSDGNLQRQGSLTLPRTLSQKTVDEVWKDLMKERTDGAKDGSNMGSNLPQRQETLGEMTLEQFLTRAGVVREDTQLIGRPNNSGFFDELSRLNNCSNNNNNTNSGIALGFQQPNRTNGLVGTRIVENNNNIVTSQPANLALNVGGIRSSQPLPQQQQHQNQPQQQQPLFAMPTNAAFASPMHLVSSAQLAKPGVRSSVVGIADTSINNNLVHGGGMGMVGLGAGTVTVVTPAPANQISPDMITKNNADTLSSLSPVPIMFGRGRKASAALEKVIERRHRRMIKNRESAARSRARMQAYTLELEAEVAKLRELNQELQRKQAEIMEMQKNQFLDTINGQRGSKRQCLRRTLTGPS
- the LOC110654676 gene encoding bZIP transcription factor TRAB1 isoform X2, with translation MGSHLNFKNFGNAPAGESSNAKPSGLVRQPSVYSLTFDEFQSTWGGGFGKDFGSMNMEELLKNIWTAEETQAMTSTVGAGEGSVSDGNLQRQGSLTLPRTLSQKTVDEVWKDLMKERTDGAKDGSNMGSNLPQRQETLGEMTLEQFLTRAGVVREDTQLIGRPNNSGFFDELSRLNNCSNNNNNTNSGIALGFQQPNRTNGLVGTRIVENNNNIVTSQPANLALNVGGIRSSQPLPQQQQHQNQPQQQQPLFAMPTNAAFASPMHLVSSAQLAKPGVRSSVVGIADTSINNNLVHGGGMGMVGLGAGTVTVVTPAPANQISPDMITKNNADTLSSLSPVPIMFGRGRKASAALEKVIERRHRRMIKNRESAARSRARMQDIMLIASTRHCKLF